From one Suricata suricatta isolate VVHF042 chromosome 8, meerkat_22Aug2017_6uvM2_HiC, whole genome shotgun sequence genomic stretch:
- the LOC115300227 gene encoding olfactory receptor 2A12-like produces MQSLGKENHSFVSEFILLGFSSDSQVRIALFSFFLLLYLIILLGNGLIITLIYLDSHLHTPMYFFLSILSLVDMSYVTTTMPQMLVNMVCPKKTISWGACAAQMFIFLVLGIAECVLYAIMAYDRYVAICFPLHYPLLMGRPICIKMVTGCWAISIAGALIYTVFTMRLPYCGPYKINHFFCEVPAILKLACADTSFNDRLDFILGFILLLVPFSLILVSYVYIFASILRIHSFQGRLKSFSTCASHITVVIMFYGPAMIMYMRPGSWYDPKRDKKLALFYNVVSAFLNPIIYSLRNKDVKGAFLNIFGNRRAAQ; encoded by the coding sequence ATGCAGAGCCTTGGCAAGGAGAATCACAGCTTTGTGTCTGAGTTCATCCTCCTTGGTTTCTCCAGTGACTCACAAGTCAGAATagccctgttctctttcttccttctcctctaccTCATCATTCTTCTAGGCAATGGACTTATCATCACCCTGATCTACCTGGACTCACACCTCcacacgcccatgtacttctttCTCAGCATCCTATCCTTGGTGGACATGAGCTATGTCACTACCACCATGCCCCAGATGTTGGTTAATATGGTGTGTCCAAAGAAAACCATCTCCTGGGGAGCTTGtgcagcccaaatgttcatcttCTTGGTCCTGGGCATTGCTGAATGTGTACTGTATGCCATTATGGCTTATGACAGGTATGTGGCCATTTGTTTCCCCCTCCACTATCCCCTACTCATGGGCCGCCCCATCTGTATCAAGATGGTCACAGGCTGTTGGGCCATTAGCATAGCTGGGGCCCTGATCTACACTGTCTTCACCATGCGTCTGCCTTATTGTGGCCCCTACAAGATAAACCACTTCTTCTGTGAGGTCCCTGCCATCCTAAAGTTGGCCTGTGCAGACACATCCTTCAATGACCGCTTGGACTTCATCTTGGGTTTCATTCTGCTCTTGGTACCATTCTCCCTCATCCTGGTCTCTTATGTCTACATCTTTGCATCCATCTTAAGAATCCACTCATTCCAGGGGAGGCTCAAGTCTTTCTCCACATGTGCATCCCACATCACTGTGGTCATCATGTTCTATGGGCCAGCCATGATAATGTACATGAGGCCTGGCTCCTGGTATGACCCAAAGAGGGACAAGAAACTAGCCCTGTTCTACAATGTTGTCTCTGCCTTCCTCAACCCCATCATCTACAGCCTCCGGAACAAAGATGTAAAGGGGGCCTTTCTGAATATATTTGGTAACAGAAGGGCAGCTCAGTGA